One region of Dysidea avara chromosome 1, odDysAvar1.4, whole genome shotgun sequence genomic DNA includes:
- the LOC136258175 gene encoding uncharacterized protein: MKFGYLKGAFHGAAFTAISGIAFSDVPVTLLKQKLGRQDSIIEMLYSKLQHLSTASQRFNDIKRTYENIERVLRQLESQGENVNGQKILIHQILSKFPLDVILRLEDTKTFGQVWTMELLQKFLSHYVETQENAKRHFANIKRYVTGVRDGESRQGYQRYNRYPNDHNRDTKPSSASVETFAANVQRRGKLCIILVHFVKTGHVFRDCSFVQKSGCYYCWKRRHHNRAICPQRFGNLAQPQPKSENVVVTPTQLDNNEAEKVEVLNSTSVQTQTLVSSGERVLLQTAIVPVQSSDKRKTILVKVLLDSASHRFFMTEKLAKQLQLTPQYKESLSVSNFAARKPQDVSTYVVEFNVITKDKCCMHFHANVIEQITGPIQRGPLQPADMDFLGSISTDRFADSIPTVGNSEPYAVDLLIGLDYFWSVVSMEKIVLPSGLFLISSKIGYILTGSYLDPTNCQKGIPVSSYLVMTQVNCVVPAMKLLSSADSPVTGNPNSLDITNDDRALEQFNQSIYCENGRYYVTWPWKCEYPDLPENFDVAMRSLAKRFERDKDLLMSSTCGYREGLLQVGIQEPDRDVTRFLWFKDVGDVRVSEYDAYRFCRVPFGFICSPFLLTGTVKFHLKQFRTPVAQSIGDNIYVDNVMLGATSVEQAYKIYVESKEIFQNACMNLREWVSNSTEFLNLLPTAERSEGCVVKAFGVVWNCTDDLLQIQGITLSDEDVSPTKRKVLKAIGKIFDPLGLVTPVLFYGKLFIQELWKEGLTWDEPLPEILHKR; this comes from the exons ATGAAATTTGGTTATTTGAAGGGAGCCTTTCATGGAGCAGCCTTTACAGCTATTTCGGGAATTGCGTTCAGTGATGTGCCTGTTACCCTATTGAAGCAGAAGCTTGGAAGACAGGATTCTATTATTGAGATGCTTTATTCTAAGCTTCAGCATTTATCAACAGCATCACAGAGATTTAATGATATTAAGAGAACATATGAAAATATTGAGAGGGTTCTTCGGCAATTGGAATCACAGGGAGAGAATGTTAATGGCCAGAAGATATTGATTCATCAGATCCTTAGTAAGTTTCCTCTTGATGTTATTTTGAGGTTAGAGGATACCAAAACATTTGGCCAAGTGTGGACAATGGAACTGTTGCAAAAGTTTCTAAGTCATTATGTGGAAACACAAGAGAATGCTAAGAGACACTTTGCTAACATTAAACGATATGTAACTGGAGTAAGGGATGGTGAAAGTCGTCAAGGTTATCAGAGGTATAATCGATACCCGAATGATCATAACAGGGATACAAAACCATCCTCAGCTTCTGTGGAAACCTTTGCAGCTAATGTTCAAAGGAGAGGTAAATTGTGTATAATCCTTGTGCATTTTGTCAAG ACTGGCCATGTGTTTAGAGATTGTTCATTTGTTCAGAAGAGTGGATGTTATTACTGTTGGAAGAGGAGACATCACAATCGGGCTATTTGCCCGCAGAGGTTTGGAAATTTGGCTCAACCTCAACCGAAGAGTGAAAATGTAGTTGTAACACCTACTCAACTAGACAATAATGAAGCAGAGAAAGTGGAAGTCTTAAACTCCACAAGTGTTCAAACCCAGACATTGGTCAGTTCTGGTGAGCGGGTTTTACTTCAGACTGCTATAGTCCCAGTGCAGTCAAGTGATAAAAGGAAGACTATCTTAGTCAAGGTACTTCTTGATAGTGCCAGCCATCGCTTCTTTATGACTGAAAAGTTAGCAAAACAATTACAGTTAACCCCACAGTACAAGGAGTCATTATCAGTTTCAAACTTTGCTGCTAGGAAGCCACAGGATGTGAGTACATATGTTGTTGAGTTTAATGTAATAACAAAGGACAAATGTTGTATGCATTTTCACGCCAATGTCATTGAACAAATAACAGGACCAATTCAAAGAGGGCCTCTACAACCTGCAGACATGGATTTTCTGGGGTCCATTTCAACTGATAGATTTGCTGATTCTATTCCTACTGTAGGAAACTCAGAACCATATGCTGTGGATCTATTGATAGGTTTGGATTATTTTTGGTCAGTTGTTAGTATGGAGAAGATAGTGTTACCATCAGGACTGTTCCTTATATCATCTAAGATTGGTTATATTTTAACTGGAAGTTACCTGGATCCCACAAACTGTCAGAAGGGGATACCTGTATCATCATATCTTGTTATGACACAAGTTAACTGTGTTGTACCAGCAATGAAGTTGTTGTCATCTGCTGATAGCCCAGTTACTGGGAATCCTAAT TCGTTGGACATTACCAATGATGATAGAGCCTTGGAACAGTTTAACCAGTCAATTTATTGTGAGAATGGAAGATACTATGTTACTTGGCCTTGGAAGTGTGAGTATCCCGAtcttccagaaaattttgatgttgCTATGAGGTCTTTAGCAAAACGTTTTGAAAGGGATAAAGATCTTTTAATGAG CAGTACTTGCGGATATCGAGAAGGCCTTTTGCAAGTGGGAATTCAGGAACCAGACAGAGACGTGACAAGGTTCTTATGGTTTAAAGATGTTGGTGATGTAAGAGTGTCAGAATATGATGCGTACAGATTTTGCCGTGTTCCGTTTGGGTTCATCTGTAGCCCATTTTTGTTAACCGGAACAGTTAAGTTTCATTTGAAACAGTTTAGAACTCCAGTTGCTCAGTCTATTGGTGATAATATATATGTTGACAATGTGATGCTGGGAGCTACGTCAGTTGAACAAGCCTACAAAATTTATGTGGAGTCTaaagaaatttttcaaaacgcATGTATGAATTTAAGAGAGTGGGTGTCTAATTCTACTGAGTTTTTGAATTTGTTACCAACTGCTGAGAGATCAGAAGGATGTGTTGTGAAGGCCTTTGGGGTAGTGTGGAATTGTACAGATGaccttttacaaattcaaggtATCACTCTTTCTGATGAAGATGTATCACCTACTAAAAGGAAAGTGTTGAAAGCTATTGGTAAAATTTTCGATCCTTTAGGTTTGGTTACTCCTGTGTTGTTCTATGGCAAGCTATTTATCCAAGAATTGTGGAAAGAGGGACTGACATGGGATGAGCCATTACCTGAGATACTACACAAAAGATAG
- the LOC136258258 gene encoding uncharacterized protein, translated as MRRNRTEGKPVIYLDEAWVNVHDGKSRAWVEADKTNGGTEEGVSKPSDKGEHLIILHAGGKDGWIPCCDWVFKAEKGSAADYHQEMNAENFERWLQERLLPALPANCLIVLDNGSYHSRYLEEQLKQKWQKAQLKE; from the exons ATGAGgcgcaacagaactgaaggaaaaCCAGTGATATACTTGGATGAGGCTTGGGTCAATGTGCATGATGGAAAGTCCAGAGCCTGGGTAGAGGCTGATAAGACTAATGGGGGGACTGAAGAAGGAGTCAG CAAGCCATCAGATAAAGGAGAGCATCTTATTATCTTACATGCTGGTGGTAAAGATGGATGGATTCCCT GTTGTGATTGGGTTTTCAAAGCCGAGAAAGGATCTGCAGCAGATTACCATCAAGAAATGAATGCAGAGAATTTTGAAAGATGGCTTCAAGAAAGGTTACTTCCAGCATTACCAGCCAATTGTCTAATTGTACTAGACAATGGTAGTTACCACAG TCGCTATTTGGAGGAGCAACTAAAGCAAAAGTGGCAAAAAGCACAGCTGAAAGAGTGA